CGATTAACTACCGCTATAACGCCCATAAGCCCGGAACAAAAGAAAAAATTGTCGATATGGTTATGAATGGAGCTGGGGTCAGAGACACGGGGCGAGTTCTGAAAATCAGTATGAACACCGTCATGAGCACATTAAAAAACTCGCACCGCGACAAGTAACAAGCAAACCCACCGTCTATGACGCTCTCATCCTGACTTGTGAACTGAATGAACAAGGGTCATTCACGGGGAATAAAAAACAGCAGCACTGGCTTTGGTATGACAAAAAGAAAACAGGTTGTTGCCCCTGTATTTGGTCCCCGCAGCAGTTACGCGAGATGTTCGCGATACATCAATTCGATGACCTTGATAACCTGCTAGAGCAAGAACACCAGATTTGGCTGGATGACCCTAACCTACCTTATAGCGACAATTGACACATTATGTTCGAAGGAACGCTATTGATATTGTCAGTTTGGTCCATTCTGTACCATGATATCTACCAAAATAAGAACCGCTAATGGGTGAAAATTCAGAGGGCCACCACGCTTTCTGACTTGGCATACATCTCAACGAAATTAAGGCAGGTCAGTGTGGATAGTTTCAATCGCTCAGCACTTCGTCGTGCTTTTACGTCGCTGGCATTTTGCCTATTGGCATTTAGCGCTCATGCCCAAACTAGCGATCCGCTACTGACGCATCCTTCTCATGATAACCAAACCTCTACCCCCGCAGACAATCAGGCGCGTGGGATTTTGGTCGCCGTCGATCAGGCCACGCTGTCCAGCGATCTGGCTGGGCGTATTGTGGAAATACCATTTAGAGAAGGGGAAGCCTTCAAGAAAGGCGACCTATTGGTGCGGTTTGACTGCTCGGTTTACCAGGCTCAATTAGCAGCGGCTCAGGCAGCCATGCGGGCAGCGGAAGCAGAGTTAAGTCAAAATCAGCAACTGGCACAAATGAAATCGGTGGGAAGACACGCGGTATCGTTATCCGCCGCGCGCTTTGCGCAGTCTCAGGCGGAAAGTCAGGTCTATCAGATCCAGGTCAATCGCTGTCGCCTTCTGGCCCCGTTCGATGGACAAGTGGTCAAACGCCGAGCCCAAACGTATGAAAGCGTCGGCGTTGGCGTGCCGGTGCTGGATATCGTCAATAATCGCCACCTTGAGATTAACCTTCTAGTGTCCTCCCGCTGGTTGTCGGCCATTAAACCTGGCCTGATATTTACGTTTACGCCGGATGAAACCGGTAAACCACTACAGGCCAGCGTGGCCCGATTGGGCGCACGTATTGATGAGAGCAGCCAAACGCTAAGCCTGACTGGCGTTATCGAAAGCAAAGACAGCAGCCTGATGGCCGGTATGAGCGGCACGGCGCAATTTCCGGAGGCACCGTGAACACCCCGCCTTCCGTTCTGGGCGCGCCAGTTTTCGCCCGTTTTCTTGATGTAGAGCGTCAGGCTCGCGCAGCAAAAAATAGTGAGGAGCTTGCCTATTGCATCGTTAACGACAGTCAACCGCTGTTTGGTTTTCGCCACGCGGCGTTGATGATCCATGGTCGGATACGTGCGGTAACTGGCGTGACCCAACCCTCTCCCCATGCGCCTTTTGTCGCTTTTATCGAACGAGCCTGCACCCAGTTACTGGCGGAGCCAGACAAGAAATATCACCAGTGCACCATCATTGAGGCCTCACAGCTTGATGAGCAGAGCCACAGTGACTGGCAGGCGCTGTCGGCACCGGAAGCACTATGGGCACCGCTAAAGGATCGACAGGGAAACCTCTTCGGCGGCATCTGGTATGCTCGCGAACAACCTTGGCAATCTGCCGATCGTGTG
The window above is part of the Pectobacterium araliae genome. Proteins encoded here:
- a CDS encoding efflux RND transporter periplasmic adaptor subunit is translated as MDSFNRSALRRAFTSLAFCLLAFSAHAQTSDPLLTHPSHDNQTSTPADNQARGILVAVDQATLSSDLAGRIVEIPFREGEAFKKGDLLVRFDCSVYQAQLAAAQAAMRAAEAELSQNQQLAQMKSVGRHAVSLSAARFAQSQAESQVYQIQVNRCRLLAPFDGQVVKRRAQTYESVGVGVPVLDIVNNRHLEINLLVSSRWLSAIKPGLIFTFTPDETGKPLQASVARLGARIDESSQTLSLTGVIESKDSSLMAGMSGTAQFPEAP
- a CDS encoding IS1-like element transposase, which encodes MTATIDVSCRYCQQTEPVRKHGMGKAGFPRYYCQHCRRTFPINYRYNAHKPGTKEKIVDMVMNGAGVRDTGRVLKISMNTVMSTLKNSHRDK
- a CDS encoding DUF4034 domain-containing protein, with amino-acid sequence MNEQGSFTGNKKQQHWLWYDKKKTGCCPCIWSPQQLREMFAIHQFDDLDNLLEQEHQIWLDDPNLPYSDN